The Candidatus Zixiibacteriota bacterium genome window below encodes:
- the atpH gene encoding ATP synthase F1 subunit delta, with amino-acid sequence MLIWEVARRYAHALYLSAEGKGLLNIAYEQLNDLSDFVQKDPKLRNFLSAPQVLEESKKDLVRKVFAQRIDRLLVEFLVVLIDKGRIRYLVEIIDEFGRLVEAHQGVGRVTVITAVTLTDSEREQLSRKMAAKTGLKIVLEEKIDPSIIGGLIVLLHDEIIDGSVKHGLNLVRDQLEGVRVH; translated from the coding sequence ATGCTGATCTGGGAAGTTGCCAGAAGGTACGCGCACGCGCTGTATTTATCGGCCGAAGGCAAAGGGCTGTTAAATATCGCGTATGAGCAGCTCAATGACCTGAGCGATTTCGTCCAAAAGGATCCCAAACTCCGGAATTTCCTAAGCGCCCCGCAGGTGCTCGAGGAAAGCAAAAAGGATCTGGTCAGAAAAGTATTCGCTCAGCGTATCGACCGCCTCCTGGTCGAGTTTCTGGTAGTGCTGATTGACAAAGGCAGAATCAGGTACCTGGTCGAGATCATTGATGAGTTCGGACGCCTGGTCGAGGCTCATCAGGGGGTCGGACGGGTCACCGTGATAACCGCCGTCACGCTCACCGACAGCGAGCGCGAGCAGCTTTCCCGGAAGATGGCAGCCAAGACCGGACTCAAGATTGTTCTCGAAGAGAAAATCGATCCGTCGATAATCGGTGGTCTGATAGTCCTGCTCCATGATGAAATTATCGATGGTTCGGTGAAGCATGGATTGAATTTAGTGCGAGATCAATTGGAAGGCGTTCGGGTGCACTGA
- the atpB gene encoding F0F1 ATP synthase subunit A, with protein sequence MTASVLSNIIGIGLVRWTPYLSVAAGGGEHGSGPPHLPNVFSLLYHYGVMPESIYHFTNEWINVIYAFFTAIIMSVIAIRIYSRRKMIPDKGQNLVEMLVESMYNFFYSILGEDAKRYTPFLGTLFFYILFNNFWGLIPGGHSPSTSINITASLAILVFLYAQYTGVQRLGIVGYLDHLAGQPRSVITWCLVPLLLPIHIIGELAKPFSLAVRLFGNITGEDVLVAAFVGLGITALSFMHSPIGLPLNVPFILLGLMLSTIQALVFTILSTIYILLMLPHEEHH encoded by the coding sequence ATGACAGCAAGCGTATTGAGCAACATAATTGGGATTGGTCTTGTAAGATGGACACCATATCTGTCGGTTGCCGCCGGAGGCGGCGAACACGGCAGCGGTCCGCCGCACCTACCCAATGTCTTTTCCCTGCTTTACCATTATGGCGTAATGCCGGAATCGATATATCATTTTACTAACGAGTGGATTAATGTCATTTATGCCTTTTTCACGGCGATCATAATGAGCGTTATCGCCATTCGCATATACTCCCGGCGCAAAATGATACCCGATAAGGGCCAGAACCTGGTGGAAATGCTCGTCGAGAGCATGTACAATTTCTTCTATTCGATTCTCGGAGAGGATGCCAAGAGGTACACCCCGTTTCTGGGTACCCTGTTTTTCTATATTCTGTTCAACAATTTCTGGGGATTGATCCCGGGCGGTCACTCACCGTCGACAAGCATCAATATCACCGCCTCGCTGGCCATACTCGTATTTCTCTATGCTCAGTATACCGGTGTTCAGAGGCTGGGTATAGTCGGATACCTCGATCACCTGGCCGGTCAGCCCAGATCGGTGATTACGTGGTGCCTGGTTCCGCTTTTGCTGCCCATACATATTATAGGCGAGCTGGCCAAGCCGTTCAGTTTGGCGGTTCGTCTTTTCGGTAACATCACCGGCGAGGATGTTCTCGTGGCGGCCTTTGTGGGATTGGGAATCACGGCGTTGTCCTTTATGCACTCGCCGATTGGTCTGCCATTAAATGTACCGTTTATTTTGCTGGGTCTGATGCTGTCAACGATTCAAGCCCTGGTGTTCACGATTCTCTCGACCATATACATTTTGTTGATGCTGCCTCACGAGGAACATCATTGA
- the atpE gene encoding ATP synthase F0 subunit C, whose protein sequence is MDYQSMLAWALPMGVGVAAVGSALGLGRAVGSAMEAMGRQPEAAGKIQTAMVIGAAFIEALTLYALLVFFILSGKIG, encoded by the coding sequence ATGGATTATCAGTCAATGTTAGCATGGGCTCTTCCGATGGGTGTGGGAGTTGCCGCAGTGGGTTCCGCCCTCGGGCTGGGTCGTGCTGTTGGTTCCGCCATGGAAGCCATGGGCCGTCAGCCGGAAGCAGCCGGCAAGATTCAGACCGCGATGGTAATCGGCGCGGCCTTTATCGAGGCGCTCACCTTGTATGCTCTGCTGGTATTCTTTATTCTGTCAGGCAAGATTGGTTGA
- the atpF gene encoding F0F1 ATP synthase subunit B produces the protein MDIQLQQIITHAVGFIITLWILKRFAWGPLLAMMEERRNKIVGEFQKIEDHKAEVDKLAADYEARLKDIDNERRAKLVEAVNEGKKVAEEIKAAAQADARKITEKAKAELKMDVDKAKVELKEEMIKLTMTAAEKIIRERLDSDKHREMIGRFIDNVEKA, from the coding sequence ATGGATATACAGCTACAACAGATAATCACACATGCTGTAGGCTTTATCATAACTCTGTGGATTCTCAAGAGATTCGCCTGGGGTCCGCTTCTGGCCATGATGGAGGAGCGGCGCAACAAAATAGTGGGCGAGTTTCAAAAGATAGAGGATCACAAGGCCGAGGTCGATAAGCTGGCCGCCGATTATGAGGCCAGGCTGAAGGATATCGACAACGAGCGCCGGGCGAAACTCGTTGAAGCCGTCAACGAGGGCAAGAAAGTGGCCGAGGAAATCAAGGCCGCCGCGCAGGCCGATGCCCGCAAGATCACGGAGAAAGCCAAAGCCGAACTGAAAATGGATGTCGACAAGGCCAAAGTCGAATTGAAGGAAGAAATGATCAAGCTCACCATGACCGCGGCCGAGAAGATTATCCGCGAAAGGCTCGACAGCGACAAACATCGCGAAATGATCGGGCGATTCATTGATAACGTGGAGAAGGCATAA
- the atpA gene encoding F0F1 ATP synthase subunit alpha — protein MGLNPEEVSSVLRQEIEKYESKLEMESVGTVLQVGDGIARIWGLEDVQMSELIQFPGDIMGLVLNLEEDNVGAAIFGSDVDINEGDTVRRTGKVASVPVGDALVGRVVNPLGQPIDGKGPIVTDKYRVIEGRAPGVVERQPVREALQTGLKAIDSMIPIGRGQRELIIGDRQTGKTALAIDTIINQKNTDVICIYVAIGQKASTVAQVVETLRKHGAMEYTIVVSASATDPAPLQYIAPYAGCAMGEEFRDNGGHVLCIYDDLSKQAASYRQLSLLLRRPPGREAYPGDIFYCHSRLLERAAKLSDELGGGSLTALPIIETQAGDVSAYIPTNVISITDGQIFLEGELFFAGIRPAINVGISVSRVGGNAQVKMMRQVAGSLKLDLAQYRELAAFTQFGSDLDEGTRRQLNRGEKMVELLKQGQYVPIPVAQQVMIIWAGTKGHLDSIPTAAIGKFEKEFIAFCEKNYPDIEHNLTQEKIISDATQAKLESAVKEFKGQFKA, from the coding sequence ATGGGTCTTAACCCTGAAGAAGTATCATCGGTATTAAGACAAGAGATTGAAAAATACGAGTCCAAGCTGGAGATGGAGTCGGTTGGCACTGTCTTGCAGGTTGGCGACGGTATAGCCCGCATATGGGGCCTCGAGGATGTCCAGATGTCCGAGTTGATTCAATTCCCCGGCGACATTATGGGGCTGGTGTTGAATCTCGAGGAGGACAATGTCGGCGCCGCCATCTTCGGGTCCGATGTCGATATCAATGAAGGTGATACTGTAAGACGCACGGGCAAAGTTGCCTCGGTGCCTGTTGGCGATGCCCTGGTCGGGCGTGTCGTAAATCCTCTGGGGCAGCCCATCGACGGTAAAGGCCCCATTGTTACCGATAAATATCGCGTCATCGAAGGAAGGGCACCCGGTGTGGTGGAAAGACAGCCGGTAAGAGAGGCCCTGCAGACCGGCTTGAAGGCGATCGACTCGATGATACCGATCGGTCGCGGCCAGCGAGAACTGATTATCGGTGACCGTCAGACGGGAAAAACGGCTCTGGCTATCGACACGATTATCAATCAGAAAAACACTGATGTAATTTGTATATATGTAGCCATCGGTCAGAAGGCTTCGACTGTCGCACAGGTAGTGGAGACTCTTCGCAAACACGGCGCCATGGAATACACTATCGTAGTGTCGGCATCAGCGACCGATCCCGCCCCGCTTCAGTATATCGCCCCCTACGCCGGTTGCGCTATGGGTGAGGAGTTCCGCGACAACGGCGGTCACGTTCTGTGTATCTATGACGACCTCTCCAAACAGGCGGCATCTTACCGTCAGCTTTCGCTGCTTCTGAGGCGTCCGCCGGGACGCGAAGCTTATCCGGGTGACATTTTCTACTGCCACTCGCGTCTTTTGGAGCGCGCGGCCAAGCTGTCCGATGAACTCGGCGGCGGGTCGCTGACGGCGCTACCAATCATCGAAACACAGGCCGGCGACGTATCGGCATACATCCCCACCAACGTGATTTCGATTACCGATGGCCAAATATTCCTCGAAGGCGAGTTGTTCTTCGCCGGTATTCGCCCCGCCATCAACGTAGGTATCTCCGTGTCGCGAGTGGGCGGCAACGCGCAGGTGAAGATGATGCGTCAGGTGGCTGGATCTCTCAAGCTGGATTTGGCGCAGTATCGCGAACTCGCGGCCTTCACGCAGTTCGGTTCGGACCTCGACGAAGGCACGCGCAGACAGCTAAACCGCGGCGAAAAGATGGTCGAGCTGCTCAAGCAGGGACAGTATGTGCCGATACCGGTGGCTCAGCAGGTTATGATAATCTGGGCCGGCACGAAGGGGCATCTGGACAGTATTCCCACGGCCGCGATTGGCAAATTCGAGAAGGAATTTATCGCGTTCTGTGAGAAGAACTATCCCGATATCGAACACAATCTGACCCAGGAAAAGATAATCAGCGATGCCACTCAGGCGAAACTCGAATCGGCTGTAAAGGAATTCAAAGGGC